From a region of the Syngnathus typhle isolate RoL2023-S1 ecotype Sweden linkage group LG12, RoL_Styp_1.0, whole genome shotgun sequence genome:
- the thap1 gene encoding THAP domain-containing protein 1 isoform X2: protein MVQTCSAYGCKNRYHKDKDISFHKFPLARPDICGKWVAAMRRNNFKPTKYSNICSQHFTKDCFKRECNNRVLKENAVPSLFDFNLDIKSECLEDPFPSEIHFPLSFPLTSDSVIEEEESEPVRSPLDIPSDTVMVSCDHNYTAEDSARQKKRIQQLEEQLELLRKKLKTTQQKCRRQERQLKSLRVSCKTGRAPRDAPAAFSEGYVILPKHIYHTLKGIK, encoded by the exons ATGGTTCAGACTTGCTCAGCTTACGGCTGTAAAAACCGTTATCACAAAGATAAAGACATCTCCTTCCACAA GTTTCCTCTCGCACGTCCAGACATCTGTGGTAAATGGGTGGCAGCAATGAGGAGGAACAATTTCAAGCCAACCAAGTACAGTAATATTTGTTCACAGCACTTCACTAAAGACTGCTTCAAGAGAGAGTGCAACAACCGCGTGCTGAAGGAGAATGCCGTACCTTCGCTTTTTGACTTTAACCTTGACATCAAG TCAGAGTGTCTGGAGGATCCCTTCCCATCCGAGATCCACTTCCCCCTCTCATTTCCTCTGACCTCTGACAGCGTCATAGAGGAGGAGGAGTCTGAGCCTGTAAGGAGTCCACTTGACATCCCCAGTGACACAGTGATGGTCTCCTGCGACCATAACTACACAGCGGAGGACTCTGCACGGCAGAAGAAGCGCATCCAGCAGTTGGAGGAGCAGCTGGAACTACTGAGGAAGAAGCTGAAAACAACACAGCAAAAATGTCGCCGTCAGGAGAGGCAACTCAAGAGCCTGAGGGTCTCTTGCAAGACTGGACGGGCACCGCGCGACGCACCGGCCGCTTTCAGTGAGGGTTATGTCATCTTACCGAAACACATCTACCACACACTCAAAGGCATCAAGTAA
- the thap1 gene encoding THAP domain-containing protein 1 isoform X1, with product MVQTCSAYGCKNRYHKDKDISFHKFPLARPDICGKWVAAMRRNNFKPTKYSNICSQHFTKDCFKRECNNRVLKENAVPSLFDFNLDIKVKQSECLEDPFPSEIHFPLSFPLTSDSVIEEEESEPVRSPLDIPSDTVMVSCDHNYTAEDSARQKKRIQQLEEQLELLRKKLKTTQQKCRRQERQLKSLRVSCKTGRAPRDAPAAFSEGYVILPKHIYHTLKGIK from the exons ATGGTTCAGACTTGCTCAGCTTACGGCTGTAAAAACCGTTATCACAAAGATAAAGACATCTCCTTCCACAA GTTTCCTCTCGCACGTCCAGACATCTGTGGTAAATGGGTGGCAGCAATGAGGAGGAACAATTTCAAGCCAACCAAGTACAGTAATATTTGTTCACAGCACTTCACTAAAGACTGCTTCAAGAGAGAGTGCAACAACCGCGTGCTGAAGGAGAATGCCGTACCTTCGCTTTTTGACTTTAACCTTGACATCAAGGTAAAGCAG TCAGAGTGTCTGGAGGATCCCTTCCCATCCGAGATCCACTTCCCCCTCTCATTTCCTCTGACCTCTGACAGCGTCATAGAGGAGGAGGAGTCTGAGCCTGTAAGGAGTCCACTTGACATCCCCAGTGACACAGTGATGGTCTCCTGCGACCATAACTACACAGCGGAGGACTCTGCACGGCAGAAGAAGCGCATCCAGCAGTTGGAGGAGCAGCTGGAACTACTGAGGAAGAAGCTGAAAACAACACAGCAAAAATGTCGCCGTCAGGAGAGGCAACTCAAGAGCCTGAGGGTCTCTTGCAAGACTGGACGGGCACCGCGCGACGCACCGGCCGCTTTCAGTGAGGGTTATGTCATCTTACCGAAACACATCTACCACACACTCAAAGGCATCAAGTAA
- the ccdc82 gene encoding coiled-coil domain-containing protein 82: MESLYKRKMFASMRKTKTDLSKKRQIGLPASILDDSDEGSFSSSSSSGSQSDFHSSPEDDSDQEEWQRSDSGATSSDDSRSVTRRKRSFLVGDETSSSSSTAKERDDDEDDDDDHDDNDGGKKEFTSQPKRSVQPKKRCRVQRQDDSDSDRADEKRREEEEKAKRRQRHNKLLALSRRMKARVPSRRRNRIKQVEDESKEVDDQAHGDEDENNGKAEDSGEDGEEKEEKEEQKEDEAVKE; encoded by the exons ATGGAGAGCTTGTACAAGCGCAAAATGTTCGCTTCGATGCGCAAAACAAAGACGGACCTGTCCAAGAAGAGGCAGATTGGTCTTCCTGCCTCAATCCTGGACGACAGTGACGAGGGctctttctcctcctcgtcgtcgtccGGTTCCCAGTCCGACTTCCATAGCTCCCCGGAGGACGACAGTGACCAGGAGGAGTGGCAAAGGAGTGATTCCGGAGCTACATCCAGCGACGACAGCCGCTCCGTGACCCGCAGAAAGCGCTCTTTTCTGGTAGGAGACGAAACATCCTCGTCTTCAAGCACTGCGAAGGAGCGggatgatgatgaagacgatGACGACGACCACGATGACAATGATGGGGGTAAGAAAGAGTTTACAAGTCAGCCGAAGAGGTCGGTGCAGCCCAAGAAGAGGTGCAGGGTTCAGCGACAGGACGATTCGGACTCGGACCGTGCAGATGAGAAgcggagagaggaggaggagaaggcgaAGAGGAGACAGAGACACAACAAGCTGCTGGCGCTGTCGCGCAGGATGAAAGCCCGCGTTCCAAGTCGGAGGAGGAACCGCATAAAACAG gTTGAGGATGAATCAAAAGAAGTGGATGACCAGGCTCATGGTGATGAAGATGAAAATAATGGCAAAGCTGAGGATTCAGGTGAAGATGGCGAAgagaaggaagaaaaagaggagCAGAAAGAAGATGAGGCGGTGAAGGAATAG